Genomic segment of Clostridiaceae bacterium:
TTCGTGGTAGTACATTAGAGGACAAATCAACTGTTTCTTCCCGTACCAATCGAAAACCAAGCTTATAATACATTCTGATAGCAACATGACTCCAAGTTTGAGTTCCTAACCAAATATCCCTGCCAGGTTCTAGTTCTTGAAAAACCGTAAGGACCTTTTGAACAACGGCTTTGCCTAACCCCATTCCCTGATATTCAGGACAGACGGCAACCCAGTGGAGCTGACCATAACGCTCATTGCCAACATTACGAAACCAGGCGGTAGTTGTCGCAATTGGCAATCCATCAGGAGAAACAATAAATACGCATCTTCTTTTTATTTCTGAAGGATAGGGTAAGAATTCCTTGGAAAAATATTCAACAGCGGCATCTTCATGGTGGAATTCAAGTACGGATGTCTCTATCCTCGCCCAATGATATTCATCTCCGTTTTCAAAAAAACGGTATTTAAATCCAACGGGTAAAGAGGGTACATTACAAGTGTTA
This window contains:
- a CDS encoding GNAT family N-acetyltransferase; the protein is MLDKSIPLKKVIMRLEAKNNTCNVPSLPVGFKYRFFENGDEYHWARIETSVLEFHHEDAAVEYFSKEFLPYPSEIKRRCVFIVSPDGLPIATTTAWFRNVGNERYGQLHWVAVCPEYQGMGLGKAVVQKVLTVFQELEPGRDIWLGTQTWSHVAIRMYYKLGFRLVREETVDLSSNVLPRRVKTKYDIDAALEILKNVYEDDFYQELVSTIL